The DNA region GCTGGAAGGGCAGTTGGCGATGTCTATTTCATCAATACCATCGGCTCGGCTCTCGGTGCCCTGATGGCTGGATTCGTTCTCATTCCCGTCTTCGGGGTTCGCCGGACCCTGGGCCTTGCGGTGGCTCTCGCTCTTCTTGTGACGGCCGCGCACTTCCTCCTCCTCCTCAGGCCTGCAGGACGTCGGCAGCTGCTCGGTGGCCTCGCTTCTGCCGTGATCGCCCTGCTCTTCCTCTTTTCGCCCCCGGGATGGGACCGCGAGAATCTCGTTCGCGGCCTCTACTATCAGACGATGCTGGATCTCGACTTCGGGGTTCCCCTGCAGCCGATGGAAGGCGGGCTTCTTTCGCAGATGCTCTACTACCGCGAGGGGTTGAACACTACAGTTTCTATCCATCGGGTTCCCGGCGGCGTCACGTTGCGGCTCAATGGGAAGAACGATGCATCCCTCGGGGACATGTCAACGCAACTCCTGTCCGGGCATATCCCGATGATCTTCGGCCAACCGGCGGAAACCGCGCTGGTCATCGGCTTCGCCTCCGGTGTCACGACGGGAGCGGTCACCCTCTACGGAACACAGCGGGTCGACGTCGCCGAGATCGAGTCCGCCGTTCTGGAAGCTTCGCACTATTTCGACGCCGTCAACCACCGCCCCCTCGAAAATCCCAAGGTCCATGTCATTGTCGATGATGGAAGGAGCTACCTGGCGGGAACGGATCGCAAGTACGATCTGATCATCTCCGAGCCTTCGAATCCCTGGATCAGTGGGTGCTCGAATCTCTTTACCCAGGAGTACATGCAAATCGCGAAAGCCAGTCTCAACCCCGGCGGACATCTCCTTCAGTGGATCCAGCTCTACGATATCGAACTCGACGCCTTTACCTCCATCCTGGCAGCGCTGACCGCGGAGTTTCCCCACGTCTACACCTTCAGCGCGGCGGCCGATGATTCCGACATGATGATTCTCGCCGGGCTGGAGCCGCTGAAGCGAGAGGATCTTCGCCGTTGGGAGGATCTCGATCAGGCGGTCCGCCGAGATCTTGAGAGCCTCGGTATCTTCCGCACCGAGGACATTCTCTCGCTCATGCGCCTGGACGATGAGGCGGTACACGACCTGGCCCGAAAGGCACCGATCATCAACACCGATTCCTCGATGTTCGTCGAGCTTCGAACCCCCTGGTCGCTCAATGAGAATCCGGACGAAGTCTGGAATGCCGTCGAGGCTGATGACCGCGCGGTTGCTCGTGTCCTGGAACAGGCCCTCGGCAGGGTGAGTGCAGAGCAGTGGGCGCGACTGGCCCGCTCGTACGTGCGCCGCCGTCTCAATCCGAAGATCGCTTCGCTTCTCCTGGCGCGGGCCCAGGCGGCGGGAGGATCCCCGGCGATTCTCAGTGCCCAGGCAGCGCTCGAAGCTTTTTCGCGCCAAGCAGATCGCTTACGACTCGAAGCGCTGCTCGATGCTGCGATCAGCGGCGGAGACCTGGATTTCGAAACCTTCGAGCAGCGCGCCGAGTTGCGAATCGAGAGAGGAGACCTGGACGGGGCCCTCCAAGATCTTGACCGCTGTCTCCAACTTCGACCGGAGTACTGGCCGGCCTTGCGGGCACGGCTACGCGTGCTGGGCTCGCTGGGACGCGGCGCGGAGGCCTTCGCGGTGGCGGAGCGGCTATTGAATTCCCCGATGGTCCGTCTCGCGCCCCGTACGCGGGCCGAGGCCGCCGTTGCCGCTGCGGTGGTCGGCAGATTCGATGTCGCTATCGCGGAAATGCAGCGCTTTCTTGAACACTCTCCTATCTCCCCTCAGGAATGGCAGATGCTCGCGCGGTTCCACCAGGATGCCGGACAGCCAAAGGAAGCCCGGCGGGCTGAGGCCCAAGCGCGGAAGGCGGCCTACAACCAGACGGTCATGGCCTTTCGCTTCGCAATGAGCGAGGAACTCAGTGGCCGCCACGATGCCGCGCGCGCCCTTCTCGAGAACATCACTCGCCGTGATCCGGGTTTCGCGCCGGCCCACCGAGCCTTGGAGGAACTCTCCCCCCCAGCCGATAGCTAGCCGACCTGCAGCCTACCAGACGGCTTCGCTCCCATGTTGGTCAATGGCCAGGACCTGGTAGGTATAGATAGCGCCAGCGGGAACGGCGAAACTGGTTTGCGCCTGTTCGAGAGGAGACGGAGTCAAGCGGTTGGCATCGCCACACTCGTCCCTCGGCAGAATGGAGTCGCGCCCATAGACGTGGTAGCCGGCGATGGAGATCCGCTGAGGATAGCCATCCGGTGTGGTGTCCATCGTCCGGTTCACGGCCGACCAACTCATGTCGATCCGCTCTGGTGGCAGCGCCCCATTCTCATCAACTGCTACCAGCACCAGGTCCTCGATTGGCGCCGGCAGCTCCGCTCCGGCTGCCGATCGCCCTCCCTGATCGTCTTCCGTGACAAGAAGGTAATACCATCGACGACCGCCGTTGGCCTCGCCCTCATTCTCGTGGATCCAGGAGTTGACCGCCGGCCCCAGGACCGGATCGGTGAGTTGCGTCGCCAGCGAGGGAGTGAACAGCGGAGTGGTCGTCGAACCGTGGACTTCCTGGCTGGCCAGCGTGGTCGCAACGCCCCAGACGGTTTCCGTGGGGGGAGTCCACTCCAGGCGGAGATCATCGATCCCATCGCCCGCATCGGGCTCCACGAGGACCCGCAGATCGCCCACCGAGTCGGGAGGGTTGATTCCCTTGACCAGGTGCGGGATCCCCATGACCTCTGCACTCGGGTCGCCCATCTGCGAGCAGTTGGCTGCCCGAACGATGACATAGTGCTCCAGGCGATTCTCGAGGCCGGTCAGCAGTAGTGAGTTCTTGAAGGCCGAGGTCGTGCGCTGATTGGGATAGGGTCCACCGGGGCTGGTACCCCAGAAGACATGATATTGCTCGACGTCACTTTCCCGGTCCGAGTTGTCCCAGCTCACCAGCAGCTCGCCGCCCTTCCGCGTATCCTCCACGGCGACGGACGAGGGCGCATGGGGCGGTACAGGATTCTCCGGGATGCCGTACTTGCAGTCCACAGGGTCCGGGCTGGCGTCGCCACAGGTTTCGTTGAAATTCGACCAGCGGCTCTCGAATCCCTGGGCATCGACGGAAACCACGTAGTAGAAATAGTCGTCGCAGTTGGTCAGACCCGTATCCGTGAAGGTCGTGCCGCCGATGTTGTCACCAGCCAGCGTGTAGGTGTCGGTGTTCCAGTGAGTGGCGCGGTAAACGCGGTAATAGTCTGCCTCGGCCACCGACGTCCAGCTCAGCGTCAGTTCCCCCGAGCCCGCCTTGTCGATGGAGAGAATCTCCGGGGCCGGCGGGGCGGGGATCGTCATCCGCGTTGCCGGATCACCCTCGAAGACGAACGACCGCAGCAACACCAGCTTGTTTCTCGTGTCGAAGTCGCTCCTCAGCCGCGCGTCGATGTTTCCCAGCAGGCGCTCCTTGTGTTTGCCGAAGATCTCCTCGTAGAACGGGTCGAGAATCTCGTGCAGCTCGAAGACATAGGTCAGATGAGAGGGCGCGAAACCGGCCACCGCTGCCTTGCGGGCGGTCGTCACCCAGTCCTCGACCATCGAGTACTGGACGTCGTTGGTCGAGGTGGTGGAACTGGTGGCGGAGAAGTTGCCGGTGATGCAGTTGGCGTGAATCGTCACATAGAGGGGCGTGTCGTCGAAGATGTCCCCCAGGCTCTCGCCGGGTTCATTGGGGTAGTTCGGATCGCCGGGATCATTTTCCGAGGTGAAGAACGAGCAACCGTTGCCCCAACTCTTGTACCCGCCATGGCCGGCGAAGGAGACGATGGCCGAACCGCCGTTGATGCAGGCGTCGATACGGTCGTTCTGGGGTGTCGATCCGGTGACCTGGCAGTCTTCGTCATCGATGCTCTCGTAGAGCTTGTCGGCTTGCTGGGGACCCGACACGAACCAGCGGTCATAGTTGGTGTCGTGTACTTCTTTGAAATCGGAATCGAATTCACTGACCATGCAGGTCTTGCCGGGGGATGCGGGGGGTACGTCGCCATTCTCGTAGCTGAGGATCTTGCGGAACACCTCCTCGGCCTCGGCCAGGGAATGCACCGGCAGTCGGCCGATTGCGAGATCGGGCAGTTCATCCTGGCCGATGACAGCCGCAAACCAGGTATCCGATGGGTAGTGTCCGAACTGGCTGTTTTCGGGAATGTCGTACATGTAGTTGGGCACGAACTGGCGAGGTGTCGGATGCCCGTAGTTGTTCTTGTGATCCCACGAGCCGTCCCCCACCAGCACGACGAAGCTTGGAGCCGGATTCCAACTCGCCGGGGGCTCGAGTTCTCCCAGCGTGTAGGCGAGGAAGTCGCGGATGGCCTGGGGATCGGCGATGCCGTAAGAGAACTCGTCGTAGACGTCCTCGATCGCAACGACGGCGGTCTGAAGCCCCTGGGCCTGGCGCTGGGCGACCAGTTGTTCGAGACGGGAAGTGCCTCCCGAGGGCATGTCCAGCAGGTCTCTTTGACCGATCACGAGCCAATCGGCGCCGTTGGTGGAGTCCCTGAGAGAAGGCGCGAGCGATGCGTCCACCGCAGAAGGCCGCAAGTCTTCATGCACTCGGTCCGGGACGAGAAAGCCGGAATCCCCGGCGACGAAGAAGCGCCGGCCGGTGGCGGCCCGGTCGAGGTCGAAGGCAGCCTGGCCGCCCACATCCCCGAAGCCGACGATGCGCCGCGGGAGGACGATTTCCATGCCGGCGGGGGACGTGGTCGTCGTCGAAACTTCCCAGATCTCGCTGGTGCTGACCTGGCTCAGTCCACCGATCCGTACCTGGTAGCTCTTGTCCGACGGCACGGTGAAAAGCAACCGGTCATCGACGGCCTCGTAGAGTCGGTCGTAGTCGAATTCGATCCAGTCCACGCCGACGGCGTCCCGACTTTGACCGGCTCGGCCGAGGGGCAGGCGGACGGTGACCAGGGAGGAGGGAGAGAGGGGACCGGGAAGAGTCAGCGGGCCGTCATCCACGCCATGGGTGTAGAAGCGGAACCCGTCCCAGTCCGCCTGGTCCACGAGGCTGGAGTCGACTTCGATTTCCGAGCGGTGCGTATCGTAACCCTTGATGCCCATCAGGCGGATCCGGAAGTCCACCGCGCCCCCGGCGTGCCCCGGCGTCGGCACACTCCAACTCGCCTGATCGGGAGTCGAGAGGGCCACGACCAGCGGGTCCGCAAACCAGTGGTCGTCACCGGTCGCCGGCACGAAACCCTGGAAGCGTCCGTCCTCCTCGAAGTGGACGTGCTCACGGAAAGATGCCGGAATATCGGGGAAGCTCGGCGGAGCCGGGACCTCGGAAACCCGGGATGGCGCGTCTGCCAGATCGAGTCGGTAGACGTTGGTGTCGGTGAAGTCTCCCCCCTGCCAGACGTCCGGGTCGAAGAGATCGGTATCCACGCTCTGGCCCCAGAAGACGATGGCATCTCCCGGGTCGAAGCTCCCGTCGGCTTCACCCGAGACAAGGATCGGCACTTCCACTCCCTGGACCGTCAGGCGGTAGCGGCGGGGATCGTTCGACTGGAGGAAGCCGAGCAGACCGGGGGCATGGGCTTGGGCCCAGGCGTAAGTGATCCGGTACAGGGCCTGGCGGCTGACCTCGAATTGCCACGCGGGGAAGTTGGACGCCGCCGCCGTCGTTCCCATCACAGAGGCTGGCGAACCCGCGCCCAGGGGCCGGGGCTCGATGGTCTCAGCGCCGCGAAGCAGGCCTCGACCGATCTGTTCGAGTGGTGAAAGCCGGGTCTTGGAAGCCTGTGCCAGGGTTCTGGCGGGCACCGCGCCACGCTTCATCCGGATCGTGATGCGTCGAGCCAGGCGGTAGCGCCCCTCGGCCGGGTTCACCTGCAGCGGATGGATCGCGAGAGTGGCAAAGCGCAGCCGTCGCAAGGCGCCGTCGGCGATGACGACCTGCACGGGCCGAGAGGGCCAGTAGTCGGCGACACTGTCCCAAGCCGGATCGAGGGGGAGCGCCGCGGGGTCTCTTCCCGGCCAGGCGGCCAGCGGGCCGGGAAGTCGTCCTTCCGACCACTCCACGGCCAGGTCGACGATTTCCAGCCGGCCCTGGGATCCGAGGGCGACACGCTCACGCCGCTCGGGGAGGTCCGGCGCTCCGCGGTGGCCGATCCTGCCGTAGCCGTCGATTTCGGGGATGAAGCCCTGCGCCACCGCTTCCCACCGGGGGGTGGGGGTCTCGATGATCAAGGTCGCCAGCCCCTGGGCATCTTCCGGCACGAACTCTACCCGGGGGGCGGACTGAGCCAGAACCTGTCCCGGAGCGGGCAGCGCCA from Acidobacteriota bacterium includes:
- a CDS encoding fused MFS/spermidine synthase, with translation MKQSQRWLVPTVGTLLLASGAGSLVLEVVWSRSLKLVFGSTTLAVSTILVAYMLGLGLGGIWGGRLAKRVRSGVRVYGMMEMGVGLYALAVPFLLELYPSLHKVLLSGWPFWPAAVVRFLAVLALLLAPTLCMGATLPILVASLIRSSRDFGRHVGLLYGLNTLGAVVGTLGSAFFLFGAVGLRWSNVVGAGMDFVAGAIAFFLIAPRIAGAEPVEARSEQRARAAAESRTARRWNASLLSYGIMGFVALTFEVAWFRLLSMIFGSSIYAFSVMLAAFLLGIAGGSLLIRRWLDAFRNPRVVYALLTCLVGLLSAGSLIVVRILPSFFLGLIERGGITGENLVFSGALVALVALLPGTLALGALFPIACRMNADAAGEAGRAVGDVYFINTIGSALGALMAGFVLIPVFGVRRTLGLAVALALLVTAAHFLLLLRPAGRRQLLGGLASAVIALLFLFSPPGWDRENLVRGLYYQTMLDLDFGVPLQPMEGGLLSQMLYYREGLNTTVSIHRVPGGVTLRLNGKNDASLGDMSTQLLSGHIPMIFGQPAETALVIGFASGVTTGAVTLYGTQRVDVAEIESAVLEASHYFDAVNHRPLENPKVHVIVDDGRSYLAGTDRKYDLIISEPSNPWISGCSNLFTQEYMQIAKASLNPGGHLLQWIQLYDIELDAFTSILAALTAEFPHVYTFSAAADDSDMMILAGLEPLKREDLRRWEDLDQAVRRDLESLGIFRTEDILSLMRLDDEAVHDLARKAPIINTDSSMFVELRTPWSLNENPDEVWNAVEADDRAVARVLEQALGRVSAEQWARLARSYVRRRLNPKIASLLLARAQAAGGSPAILSAQAALEAFSRQADRLRLEALLDAAISGGDLDFETFEQRAELRIERGDLDGALQDLDRCLQLRPEYWPALRARLRVLGSLGRGAEAFAVAERLLNSPMVRLAPRTRAEAAVAAAVVGRFDVAIAEMQRFLEHSPISPQEWQMLARFHQDAGQPKEARRAEAQARKAAYNQTVMAFRFAMSEELSGRHDAARALLENITRRDPGFAPAHRALEELSPPADS
- a CDS encoding C25 family cysteine peptidase, coding for MSAVRPSRGFAASPAMHLLLIALFALALPAPGQVLAQSAPRVEFVPEDAQGLATLIIETPTPRWEAVAQGFIPEIDGYGRIGHRGAPDLPERRERVALGSQGRLEIVDLAVEWSEGRLPGPLAAWPGRDPAALPLDPAWDSVADYWPSRPVQVVIADGALRRLRFATLAIHPLQVNPAEGRYRLARRITIRMKRGAVPARTLAQASKTRLSPLEQIGRGLLRGAETIEPRPLGAGSPASVMGTTAAASNFPAWQFEVSRQALYRITYAWAQAHAPGLLGFLQSNDPRRYRLTVQGVEVPILVSGEADGSFDPGDAIVFWGQSVDTDLFDPDVWQGGDFTDTNVYRLDLADAPSRVSEVPAPPSFPDIPASFREHVHFEEDGRFQGFVPATGDDHWFADPLVVALSTPDQASWSVPTPGHAGGAVDFRIRLMGIKGYDTHRSEIEVDSSLVDQADWDGFRFYTHGVDDGPLTLPGPLSPSSLVTVRLPLGRAGQSRDAVGVDWIEFDYDRLYEAVDDRLLFTVPSDKSYQVRIGGLSQVSTSEIWEVSTTTTSPAGMEIVLPRRIVGFGDVGGQAAFDLDRAATGRRFFVAGDSGFLVPDRVHEDLRPSAVDASLAPSLRDSTNGADWLVIGQRDLLDMPSGGTSRLEQLVAQRQAQGLQTAVVAIEDVYDEFSYGIADPQAIRDFLAYTLGELEPPASWNPAPSFVVLVGDGSWDHKNNYGHPTPRQFVPNYMYDIPENSQFGHYPSDTWFAAVIGQDELPDLAIGRLPVHSLAEAEEVFRKILSYENGDVPPASPGKTCMVSEFDSDFKEVHDTNYDRWFVSGPQQADKLYESIDDEDCQVTGSTPQNDRIDACINGGSAIVSFAGHGGYKSWGNGCSFFTSENDPGDPNYPNEPGESLGDIFDDTPLYVTIHANCITGNFSATSSTTSTNDVQYSMVEDWVTTARKAAVAGFAPSHLTYVFELHEILDPFYEEIFGKHKERLLGNIDARLRSDFDTRNKLVLLRSFVFEGDPATRMTIPAPPAPEILSIDKAGSGELTLSWTSVAEADYYRVYRATHWNTDTYTLAGDNIGGTTFTDTGLTNCDDYFYYVVSVDAQGFESRWSNFNETCGDASPDPVDCKYGIPENPVPPHAPSSVAVEDTRKGGELLVSWDNSDRESDVEQYHVFWGTSPGGPYPNQRTTSAFKNSLLLTGLENRLEHYVIVRAANCSQMGDPSAEVMGIPHLVKGINPPDSVGDLRVLVEPDAGDGIDDLRLEWTPPTETVWGVATTLASQEVHGSTTTPLFTPSLATQLTDPVLGPAVNSWIHENEGEANGGRRWYYLLVTEDDQGGRSAAGAELPAPIEDLVLVAVDENGALPPERIDMSWSAVNRTMDTTPDGYPQRISIAGYHVYGRDSILPRDECGDANRLTPSPLEQAQTSFAVPAGAIYTYQVLAIDQHGSEAVW